In Aegilops tauschii subsp. strangulata cultivar AL8/78 chromosome 3, Aet v6.0, whole genome shotgun sequence, one genomic interval encodes:
- the LOC120976553 gene encoding uncharacterized protein encodes MREESERHFEMITNTPTVEEMNKSSYIGGCLPIWGIIYLDFVDFDVIENHQSNVDYSLPRISHVKTEDFKYLAMVDRNYEFRKNYGVLPLRGISRTPYANEALVNNAPDAAGVFNSVPYVEVNNANSVPEALNGNTSIDSKCPHIISEGTRCTAKFEPGVKVKPEPHLKSEVPSYDVFKQEPIGPKFENISVLNSVYQTPIFPVHVTPLNTNSVDQATTSQPKHEEIFLSTEAVDIKFSSGVNAKRSFILISSASPNERVERFQGTPIIIEDDSPITPAAATNEDIPASHCHTSVGIPMNMDFVDQRGYSTINNAEAGPSTGHNTIGKKNRKKEQLNFNLLIHPRNSKYLEKWISSFPNI; translated from the exons ATGCGTGAGGAGTCAGAGCGTCACTTTGAAATGATCACGAACACACCAACTGTTGAGGAAATGAACAAGTCTTCATATATTGGGGGATGTCTTCCTATTTGGGGA ATCATTTATCTGgattttgttgattttgatgtTATTGAGAATCATCAGTCAAATGTGGATTACTCTCTTCCTCGGATATctcatgtgaagactgaagattTCAAGTATCTTGCAATGGTTGATAGGAATTATGAGTTTAGGAAAAATTACGGGGTTTTACCA CTGCGCGGCATATCACGCACCCCATATGCCAATGAGGCGCTTGTTAACAATGCTCCTGATGCTGCTGGTGTGTTTAATTCAGTTCCTTATGTGGAG GTCAACAATGCCAATAGTGTTCCTGAAGCTCTGAATGGGAACACGTCAATTGATTCAAAATGTCCTCATATCATTTCAGAAGGTACCAGATGCACTGCAAAATTTGAACCAGGCGTAAAAGTGAAACCAGAGCCACATTTGAAATCAGAG GTTCCCTCCTATGATGTCTTTAAGCAGGAGCCAATCGGACCGAAATTTGAG AACATTTCTGTCCTGAATTCGGTGTACCAAACACCAATTTTCCCTGTTCACGTTACACCTCTGAATACCAACTCTGTTGATCAAGCAACTACTTCACAACCTAAG CATGAAGAAATCTTTCTATCGACTGAAGCAGTTGATATCAAATTTTCTAGTGGAGTTAATGCAAAAAGAAGTTTTATATTGATTAGTTCCGCTTCTCCAAATGAAAGAGTCGAGCGCTTCCAAGGGACTCCAATCATTATTGAGGATGATTCTCCTATCACACCTGCTGCTGCGACTAACGAAGACATACCAGCCTCTCACTGTCATACAAGTGTAGGAATTCCAATGAACATGGACTTTGTTGACCAACGAG GCTATTCTACAATTAATAATGCAGAAGCTGGACCAAGTACAGGACATAATACAATTGGAAAGAAGAACAGAAAAAAAGAGCAGCTAAACTTCAATCTCCTGATCCACCCAAGAAACTCAAAATATCTCGAGAAGTGGATATCTTCTTTTCCGAATATCTGA